The following nucleotide sequence is from Penicillium digitatum chromosome 5, complete sequence.
TTGAATTCCAATTGCCCCACAGCGCCCCCCTGATCTCTTTTTCTTGAAATTCCCCCGTCTTTCTGACTGTCTTCCAAGACATGGAAACCGTCAACATCGCCGAATTGGTCGAGCGCCTAGGTAGCGATGAAGATGCCGTGCGCAAAATGGCCGTCTTCAAGCTCCAGAGCAACATCGGAGACCCGTCTTTCGCCGACATCTTCATCGCAGAGGGCGGCCTGGTTCGTTTACGCTACCTAACCCTTCACGCCAGCGGGAATACCCTGGCATACAGTTTAACCAGTTTCTCAAGGCTGCTCGATGTCGACAAGGGGTGGGAATGTGTTGACCAGGAATTGGTTGAGCGCGTGAGTTATCCTGGAAACCATTGCAGTGCTCTCTATCCGTGTTCCTGTCCCCTTTCCGCGGCCATGTCAGATGCTAACGCGACTGTTCTGTTTAGATTGTCGAGCTAATTGTCACCCATCCCCTAGTCAATATCCTCCGCGGCGCCATGTCCATTCTCGTCTCTATTGTTTCCCACCCGCACATGAGGAATCGCGCGTCCCAGGTCAATAACTTTGGTTTCCGCGCCCTGAAGCCCGCAATTGCCATATACCCCCAGTTCCTGGAGATGCTCGTCAGTCGATTGTCCTCTGCGGACCATGCTTTGTGTGCCAATGCGCTCCAATTGATCAACTCACTCATGCGCGACTCTATCACCCACGACCCCGAGCCGGAGTGGCCCAAGTTCATTCAGAAGTTACAGGACCTGGGCGTTATCAGAGCGGTTTACGTGCTAATGCAGGACTCCGCCCTTCAAGACCTGGCGCATCCGCTGCTGGAGTTCCAAACTCTCACCAAGGTTCTACTCCGCAAGTGGAGAGATGTCCCCGTCAACCAAGAGAAGCCTGAGCATCGCCGCGCGCTAAAAGGGATTAATCTCGCTAGCAATCCGGAGAAGAACACCGAAGAGGCTACCGAGAATAGCGAGGATACACGGCGCTCCAGACGACACCATTCAGAAAAGTGGAGGCGGCTTGGGTTTGAATCGGAGAGTCCGGTAGGGGAATTCTACGAGGTCGGTTTCCTGGGTATGATGGATCTGGCGGATTATGTTCGCAGTCATGGGGACGAGTTTCAAAACATGCTCTTGGAGCAATCTACAAAGCCATCACGACAACGGTGTCCGATTGCTCGGGCATCTTTGGCCGTCACATCCATCTTATACGAGCATTTCGAGGTCGAAAAGTCCGACATGGATGACAATAAAACATATCTCATTTCAGAATCTCGCACAGGCTTTGATAATTTGTTCCAGCCGTTGCTGTTGCATTGGACCCGACTACATGTTGCCGGCTTACAGGCCTTCTTCCGCCTGTGGAAAGTGACTGccgccgaggaagaggacTTGGATAAGATCATTGAGCTCGTGCGCATCCTCATTGAGTCAGTGGTTGGCGGAgctgctcggatcaaggATGTCCAGGATGTCGAAGAGGAGCTGGCCGATTTCGAATACCACCGATTGCGCAGTCTACAGATGGAACTCCTTGAACTGACGTATGAGGATGCATGGGGCCAGCATTTGCGACAGGTGCGCGAGGAACTTCACCATGAAGCTCTTCAGTTTGTCAAGGAGCAACGGATTCGATCCTTGCTTCAAGGCAGCTGGTTCGCTCTAGACTCTCACTCCAAATCGGATTTGGGGGCAGTACAGAAGTCTACTGCCACATATCAATATGTCCAGCTCTCTCATAATCGACGATATCTGCATTTCGGCCAATTTAACCTTATGGGCGACCGAGCTCCGGAGTTGGACACTCTCCCAGAGAAAAGTGAGTGTCATCAAGTGCTCACCTGGAACCACATCTATGATCTTCTTGTATTTGCTGCTAACACTGGGCCGTGCCATCAACAGTCGATCTCTCAATCGTCTCGTCCGTCGTCTCCAACGTCTCCACCAACCCAGATCAATCCTCCACATCCACCATGAAGACTACACCCCGTCAACCCGCAACCAAGATCACCATCCACGGATACGCGACCTCCACAGCTACCGGACACGGGAAAACCCACAGCCACACTCGGTCCGGCAGCAGGACCACCCAAAAAGAGG
It contains:
- a CDS encoding ELMO/CED-12 family protein yields the protein METVNIAELVERLGSDEDAVRKMAVFKLQSNIGDPSFADIFIAEGGLVRLRYLTLHASGNTLAYSLTSFSRLLDVDKGWECVDQELVERIVELIVTHPLVNILRGAMSILVSIVSHPHMRNRASQVNNFGFRALKPAIAIYPQFLEMLVSRLSSADHALCANALQLINSLMRDSITHDPEPEWPKFIQKLQDLGVIRAVYVLMQDSALQDLAHPLLEFQTLTKVLLRKWRDVPVNQEKPEHRRALKGINLASNPEKNTEEATENSEDTRRSRRHHSEKWRRLGFESESPVGEFYEVGFLGMMDLADYVRSHGDEFQNMLLEQSTKPSRQRCPIARASLAVTSILYEHFEVEKSDMDDNKTYLISESRTGFDNLFQPLLLHWTRLHVAGLQAFFRLWKVTAAEEEDLDKIIELVRILIESVVGGAARIKDVQDVEEELADFEYHRLRSLQMELLELTYEDAWGQHLRQVREELHHEALQFVKEQRIRSLLQGSWFALDSHSKSDLGAVQKSTATYQYVQLSHNRRYLHFGQFNLMGDRAPELDTLPEKIDLSIVSSVVSNVSTNPDQSSTSTMKTTPRQPATKITIHGYATSTATGHGKTHSHTRSGSRTTQKEVVLLTLRPSSHSIASEWLDGLLMLLNQQPITAETSKLIDLVSNYGLKIRLLNVRFDDATFAGEAPQVPARDGLDDDYYYDVFGGA